A single genomic interval of Phocoena sinus isolate mPhoSin1 chromosome 15, mPhoSin1.pri, whole genome shotgun sequence harbors:
- the TBC1D24 gene encoding TBC1 domain family member 24 isoform X2 has protein sequence MDSPGYNCFVDKDKMDATIQDLGPKELSCTELQELKQLARQGYWARSYTLRGKVYQRLIRDIPCRTVTPDASVYSDIVGKIVGKHSSGSLPLPEFVDNTQVPSYCLNTRGEGAVRKILLCIANQFPDVSFCPALPAVVALLLHYSIDEAECFEKACRILACNDPSKKLIDQSFLAFESSCMTFGDLVNKYCQAAHKLMVAVSEDVLQVYADWQRWLFGELPLNYFARVFDVFLVEGYKVLYRVALAILKFFHKVRAGQPLESDNVKQDIRTFVKDIAKTVSPEKLLEKAFAIRLFSRKEIQLLQMANEKALKQKGITVKQKRQFVHLAVHAENFHSEIVGVKEMRDIWSWVPERFALCQPLLLFSSLQHGYSLTRFYFQCEGHEPTLLLIKTTQKEVCGAYLSTDWSERNKFGGKLGFFGTGECFVFRLQPEVQRYEWVVIKHPELTKPVSLESTTILSSPCHSVSSDPADRLSPFLAARHFNLPSKTESLFMAGGNDCLIIEPDASAGPQCVVTPKEADQGGALCD, from the exons ATGGACTCCCCGGGCTACAACTGCTTTGTGGACAAAGATAAGATGGATGCCACCATCCAGGACCTGGGGCCCAAGGAGCTGAGCTGCACTGAGCTGCAGGAGCTGAAGCAGCTGGCACGCCAGGGCTACTGGGCCCGCAGCTACACCCTGCGGGGAAAGGTGTACCAGCGCCTGATCCGGGACATCCCCTGCCGCACGGTCACACCAGACGCCAGCGTATACAGTGACATCGTCGGCAAGATCGTGGGCAAGCACAGCAGTGGAAGCCTGCCTTTGCCCGAGTTTGTAGACAACACGCAGGTGCCCAGCTACTGCCTGAACACACGGGGCGAGGGCGCCGTGCGTAAGATCCTGCTGTGCATCGCCAACCAGTTCCCTGATGTCTCCTTCTGCCCCGCGCTGCCTGCGGTCGTGGCCCTGCTGCTCCACTACAGCATCGATGAGGCCGAGTGCTTCGAGAAGGCCTGCCGCATCCTGGCCTGCAACGACCCCAGCAAGAAGCTAATCGACCAGAGCTTCCTGGCCTTCGAGTCTTCCTGCATGACGTTCGGGGACCTGGTGAACAAGTACTGCCAGGCAGCCCACAAGCTGATGGTGGCCGTTTCAGAGGATGTCCTGCAGGTCTATGCAGACTGGCAGCGCTGGCTGTTTGGGGAGCTGCCCCTCAACTACTTCGCTCGCGTCTTTGACGTCTTCCTGGTGGAAGGTTACAAGGTGCTGTACCGCGTGGCGCTGGCAATCCTCAAATTCTTCCACAAGGTGAGAGCTGGGCAGCCGCTGGAGTCAGACAACGTGAAGCAGGACATCCGCACCTTTGTCAAGGACATCGCCAAGACTGTGTCTCCCGAGAAGCTGCTGGAGAAAGCGTTTGCCATCCGCCTCTTTTCTCGGAAGGAGATTCAGCTCCTGCAGATGGCCAATGAGAAAGCTCTGAAGCAGAAGGGCATCACTGTCAAGCAgaagag GCAGTTTGTGCACCTGGCTGTTCACGCAGAGAACTTCCATTCAGAGATCGTTGGCGTGAAGGAGATGAGAGACATCTGGTCATGGGTCCCTGAGCGGTTCGCCCTCTGCCAGCCCCTCCTGCTCTTCTCTTCGCTGCAGCACGGGTACAGCCTGACCAG GTTCTATTTCCAGTGTGAAGGACACGAGCCCACCCTCCTGCTCATCAAGACCACGCAAAAGGAG GTGTGTGGAGCTTACCTGTCAACAGACTGGAGTGAGAGAAACAAGTTTGGAGGCAAGCTGGGCTTCTTTGGGACCGGAGAATGCTTTGTGTTTAGG CTGCAGCCCGAGGTCCAGCGCTATGAGTGGGTGGTCATCAAACACCCGGAGCTGACCAAGCCTGTGTCCTTGGAGTCTACCACCATTCTGTCCTCGCCCTGCCACTCTGTGTCCTCAGACCCTGCTGACCGCCTCTCGCCGTTCCTGGCTGCTCGACACTTCAACCTGCCCTCCAAGACGGAGTCCTTGTTCATGGCCGGGGGCAACGACTGCCTCATCATAG AGCCTGATGCTTCTGCTGGGCCTCAGTGTGTAGTCACGCCTAAAGAGGCCGACCAGGGAGGGGCCCTCTGTGACTGA
- the ATP6V0C gene encoding V-type proton ATPase 16 kDa proteolipid subunit — protein sequence MSEAKSGPEYASFFAVMGASAAMVFSALGAAYGTAKSGTGIAAMSVMRPELIMKSIIPVVMAGIIAIYGLVVAVLIANSLNDGISLYRSFLQLGAGLSVGLSGLAAGFAIGIVGDAGVRGTAQQPRLFVGMILILIFAEVLGLYGLIVALILSTK from the exons ATGTCCGAGGCCAAGAGCGGCCCCGAGTACGCTTCCTTTTTCGCGGTCATGGGCGCCTCGGCCGCCATGGTCTTCAGCG CCCTGGGTGCTGCCTATGGCACAGCCAAGAGTGGCACCGGCATCGCAGCCATGTCTGTCATGCGGCCGGAGCTGATCATGAAGTCCATCATCCCGGTGGTCATGGCCGGTATCATCGCAATCTATGGCCTGGTGGTGGCAGTCCTCATTGCCAACTCCCTGAATGATGGCATCAGTCTCTACAG GAGTTTCCTTCAACTGGGCGCTGGCCTGAGCGTGGGCCTGAGTGGGCTGGCAGCTGGCTTTGCCATCGGCATCGTGGGGGACGCCGGCGTGCGGGGCACTGCCCAGCAGCCCCGGCTATTCGTGGGCATGATCCTGATCCTCATCTTCGCCGAGGTGCTCGGCCTCTACGGTCTCATCGTCGCCCTCATCCTCTCCACAAAGTAG
- the TBC1D24 gene encoding TBC1 domain family member 24 isoform X1: MDSPGYNCFVDKDKMDATIQDLGPKELSCTELQELKQLARQGYWARSYTLRGKVYQRLIRDIPCRTVTPDASVYSDIVGKIVGKHSSGSLPLPEFVDNTQVPSYCLNTRGEGAVRKILLCIANQFPDVSFCPALPAVVALLLHYSIDEAECFEKACRILACNDPSKKLIDQSFLAFESSCMTFGDLVNKYCQAAHKLMVAVSEDVLQVYADWQRWLFGELPLNYFARVFDVFLVEGYKVLYRVALAILKFFHKVRAGQPLESDNVKQDIRTFVKDIAKTVSPEKLLEKAFAIRLFSRKEIQLLQMANEKALKQKGITVKQKRQFVHLAVHAENFHSEIVGVKEMRDIWSWVPERFALCQPLLLFSSLQHGYSLTRFYFQCEGHEPTLLLIKTTQKEVCGAYLSTDWSERNKFGGKLGFFGTGECFVFRLQPEVQRYEWVVIKHPELTKPVSLESTTILSSPCHSVSSDPADRLSPFLAARHFNLPSKTESLFMAGGNDCLIIGGGGGQALYIDGDLNRGRTGHCDTFNNQPLCSENFLIAAVEAWGFQDPDTQ, encoded by the exons ATGGACTCCCCGGGCTACAACTGCTTTGTGGACAAAGATAAGATGGATGCCACCATCCAGGACCTGGGGCCCAAGGAGCTGAGCTGCACTGAGCTGCAGGAGCTGAAGCAGCTGGCACGCCAGGGCTACTGGGCCCGCAGCTACACCCTGCGGGGAAAGGTGTACCAGCGCCTGATCCGGGACATCCCCTGCCGCACGGTCACACCAGACGCCAGCGTATACAGTGACATCGTCGGCAAGATCGTGGGCAAGCACAGCAGTGGAAGCCTGCCTTTGCCCGAGTTTGTAGACAACACGCAGGTGCCCAGCTACTGCCTGAACACACGGGGCGAGGGCGCCGTGCGTAAGATCCTGCTGTGCATCGCCAACCAGTTCCCTGATGTCTCCTTCTGCCCCGCGCTGCCTGCGGTCGTGGCCCTGCTGCTCCACTACAGCATCGATGAGGCCGAGTGCTTCGAGAAGGCCTGCCGCATCCTGGCCTGCAACGACCCCAGCAAGAAGCTAATCGACCAGAGCTTCCTGGCCTTCGAGTCTTCCTGCATGACGTTCGGGGACCTGGTGAACAAGTACTGCCAGGCAGCCCACAAGCTGATGGTGGCCGTTTCAGAGGATGTCCTGCAGGTCTATGCAGACTGGCAGCGCTGGCTGTTTGGGGAGCTGCCCCTCAACTACTTCGCTCGCGTCTTTGACGTCTTCCTGGTGGAAGGTTACAAGGTGCTGTACCGCGTGGCGCTGGCAATCCTCAAATTCTTCCACAAGGTGAGAGCTGGGCAGCCGCTGGAGTCAGACAACGTGAAGCAGGACATCCGCACCTTTGTCAAGGACATCGCCAAGACTGTGTCTCCCGAGAAGCTGCTGGAGAAAGCGTTTGCCATCCGCCTCTTTTCTCGGAAGGAGATTCAGCTCCTGCAGATGGCCAATGAGAAAGCTCTGAAGCAGAAGGGCATCACTGTCAAGCAgaagag GCAGTTTGTGCACCTGGCTGTTCACGCAGAGAACTTCCATTCAGAGATCGTTGGCGTGAAGGAGATGAGAGACATCTGGTCATGGGTCCCTGAGCGGTTCGCCCTCTGCCAGCCCCTCCTGCTCTTCTCTTCGCTGCAGCACGGGTACAGCCTGACCAG GTTCTATTTCCAGTGTGAAGGACACGAGCCCACCCTCCTGCTCATCAAGACCACGCAAAAGGAG GTGTGTGGAGCTTACCTGTCAACAGACTGGAGTGAGAGAAACAAGTTTGGAGGCAAGCTGGGCTTCTTTGGGACCGGAGAATGCTTTGTGTTTAGG CTGCAGCCCGAGGTCCAGCGCTATGAGTGGGTGGTCATCAAACACCCGGAGCTGACCAAGCCTGTGTCCTTGGAGTCTACCACCATTCTGTCCTCGCCCTGCCACTCTGTGTCCTCAGACCCTGCTGACCGCCTCTCGCCGTTCCTGGCTGCTCGACACTTCAACCTGCCCTCCAAGACGGAGTCCTTGTTCATGGCCGGGGGCAACGACTGCCTCATCATAG GTGGAGGGGGCGGCCAGGCACTCTACATCGACGGGGACCTGAACCGGGGCCGCACAGGCCACTGCGACACTTTCAACAACCAGCCCCTCTGCTCTGAGAACTTCCTCATCGCTGCTGTGGAGGCCTGGGGCTTCCAAGACCCTGACACCCAGTGA